From a single Bufo bufo chromosome 9, aBufBuf1.1, whole genome shotgun sequence genomic region:
- the LOC120979804 gene encoding beta-1,3-galactosyltransferase 2-like, protein MVLHKKVQFSIFNISILLSLYIVLCSLFVAYQYYQKAHLIYEEQVRFKKSTTNPETLERHENGFQWNEDSINKILPTPSASSLSYINIESYPYIINQPNKCKDESPFLMFLIETTAREVENRRAIRATFVNTTGINGTSIKYLFLLGKDSKQEPNSIAEESEKYHDIIQKDFQDTYKNLTIKTLMGIEWVSNYCPKAKYVMKTDSDMYVNTELLLDLLGPDQPQKQNYFTGYLMENNKPHRSIHSKWHMPHSLYPDEFYPTFCSGTGYVFSGDVAPKILRSSFKVNYVYLEDVFVGICLDREGIKITKPPKNNLFHNYRVSFDPCVYNRIITSHYMTPTDLINYWKIAQENKEKCLSSRKS, encoded by the coding sequence ATGGTGCTACATAAAAAAGTACAATTCAGTATTTTTAACATATCAATTTTGCTTTCACTTTACATTGTCCTCTGCAGCCTATTTGTTGCTTATCAATATTACCAGAAAGCACATTTAATTTATGAAGAACAAGTAAGATTCAAAAAGTCTACAACAAATCCAGAAACTTTAGAAAGACATGAAAATGGATTTCAGTGGAATGAAGATTCAATTAATAAAATACTGCCAACTCCATCAGCTTCCTCGTTGAGTTATATAAATATTGAGTCCTATCCATACATCATAAATCAGCCCAATAAATGCAAGGATGAAAGTCCCTTCTTAATGTTTTTAATAGAAACAACAGCCAGAGAAGTTGAAAACCGCAGAGCAATAAGGGCCACATTTGTAAATACAACAGGGATAAATGGAACATCTATCAAATATTTGTTCCTGTTGGGTAAAGACAGTAAGCAGGAACCCAATTCCATTGCAGAAGAAAGTGAGAAGTACCATGATATCATCCAAAAGGACTTTCAAGATACATACAAAAACTTGACCATTAAAACATTGATGGGAATAGAATGGGTCTCCAACTACTGCCCTAAAGCAAAATATGTCATGAAGACCGACAGTGATATGTATGTTAACACTGAACTTTTATTAGATTTATTGGGTCCGGACCAACCTCAAAAACAAAACTATTTTACAGGATATCTAATGGAAAATAACAAACCACACAGAAGCATTCACAGTAAATGGCACATGCCTCATTCCCTCTATCCAGATGAATTTTATCCTACCTTTTGCTCAGGGACAGGCTATGTATTCTCTGGGGATGTAGCACCAAAGATTTTAAGGTCATCGTTTAAAGTAAACTATGTTTATCTAGAAGATGTGTTTGTAGGAATCTGCCTTGATAGGGAAGGTATTAAGATAACAAAACCACCAAAAAATAACTTGTTCCATAATTATCGTGTTTCATTCGATCCATGTGTGTATAACAGAATTATTACCTCTCATTATATGACACCGACTGACCTTATCAATTATTGGAAAATTGCACAGGAAAATAAAGAGAAATGTTTAAGCTCTAGAAAGTCATAG